DNA from Leptospira mayottensis 200901116:
AGGCCTTTTACCTGCGTTCTCATTTTTTCAGAAACGGCGAGGCCGGAAGCGTCATCACCGGCACGGTTGATACGCATACCGGAAGAAAGAGTTTCCATATTCTTCGCTACTTCGTTATTCTGAAATTTCAGAACGCGATGGGAATTGATCGCGGCTAAGTTGTGATTGATGATCATGGGTTTCCTCCTTGAAACTGATCATGACTCCGGCATCCGTGCCCGAGCCCCTTGTGAGTTTGGTTTTGGCCTAATTGATTTCTTTATTTTAGAAGAAAACGAACGAACGGGAAATCATACCCGAGTCCTTTTTCTTCCTACTCTATCTTCGGTGATTCGGTCTTCTGGATTAAGTCTAGGATAAGTGAGAATTTTCTTTAAAAATCGCCATTTTTCGATGATTTTAATAGAAAATGACAGTTTTTTAGGAATTCAAATTTTATACTTTTTTTTGAAAAAATTGATTCTTTTTTGGGCTAATCTTAGATTCGATCGATTTCAAAATTCTCGTAAGTATTTTTTATTTTGCATTGGATTTTTCTAACAATGGAACGCTTTTGTGGAATCCGTTTGCTAAAATATCACACTCGTAAATTTAAATTTTTGTACGGGGCACAAATGTAGGAACTCTCACATTTTTGGAGCGAAAATTGAAATTCTTAGAAATATTTCATGGGAATAGCCTAACGAGTCAAACCCAGCTCGTCAAAGTGCGTTCTCAATGGAGGCCAATTGAACTTTAAAATAGGCTTTGCGTGCTACGCCCTATCAGTTCATGCAAATGAAGCGTATGATCAATATCAATCGAATGAATGTAATCGTTAAGAAGCTCAAGATATATTTCCTCGCCTGTGGCGATTAATGCTGCATTGCATTACCCCTGTTTCTAGTTCCTCATGCACAATAGATCGTTTCTTCTTCCCTTTCGTTTGCCTTTAAAATCTGTGACACATAAGATAGATCGTTTTCATCAAAAAAGTCTCCATCGATTCATCTAACTTTTCATTAGAGACTTTAAGACCAAGTTCTACAAGTTTGTTTTGACCTATCCCCCGAATTTAGGACCAGTTAGAATGTTTGAAATCCTCCAGAAGAATCATAAACTTGGAGGAAAATATGAAGAAACGATTCAGCGAAGAACAAATCCATAAGATTCTAAAGGAATCGGAATCAGGAGTTTCGACCCCAGATATTTGTCGGAAGTATGGAATCAGCGGAAATACATTTTACCGTTGGCGTTCGAAATATGGTGGTCTCGAACTGAGCGATCTAAAGCGGATGAAAACTTTGGAAGAAGAGAATAGTAAGCTCAAGAAACTGTATGCAGAATTAGCTTTAGAAAATGAAGCAATCAAGATGTTACTTGAAAAAAAGTGGTAAGCCGAGAGCAGAAACAAGAGGCGGTCATGTTAATCAAATCAAAGCTCGGGGAACGCAAGTCCTGTAGACTCTTGAGCGTTTCGCGGACTGGCTTTCGGTATCGTTCCAAAATTCAGGATCCAGACATAGAACTAAAAGATCGAATTCGTTCTTTAGCATATAAGTATAAAAGGGCGGGTTACAGACAGATCCATGACTTCATACGGCAAGAAGAACGAGTAAATCATAAACGAATCTATCGCTTGTATTCCGAATTGGGCTTAAAATATCGAATCAAACCAAAGCGAAAGAAACTATCGTTACCATCAGTTCCAAAGCTTGTTCCTAAGAATTCTGGAGAAAGATGGTCCATGGATTTCATGTCGGACTCACTCTACTCGGGAAGAAGATTCAGAATTTTGAATATTATCGATGACTTTGGAAGATTCGCCGTGGTAACGCAGACAGAATTCTCAATCACTTCCGAACGCTTAGTAAGAATTTTGAATGAAGCATCTGAAGTCTGTAAGCTACCAAAGCAAATTGTTGTGGATAACGGTCCCGAATTCGCATCAAAAACTTTTTTACGTTGGGCTTTCGAAAAAGGAGTCGATATTCATTTTATCACACCGGGCAAGCCTACCGAGAATGCTTTCATCGAAAGCTTTAACGGAAAAATGCGAAACGAATGTTTAAACGAAAATTGGTTCAAAAATTTGGAAGAAGCTCAGCGCCTTGTCGAAGACTGGAGAAATTTCTATAATTCGGAAAGGCCGCATAGTTCTCTCGGGGGATGACTCCGAAGGAATATTTAAGACGTTCTACTTAAGTGGATTTTGACACATCACACTGGTATTAAAAATGGGGGCATCTCAGTTTAACATTTTAATCCCCTCTTCCTGTTAAAAAGGAGCAGTCCAAAGTGATTCTCTCAAGAAGAGTTTTTCCACCTGATACACCGTCCACTCAAGCATCACGTTCAATCAAAATGGAAAATGGCTCCATCGATCCGAAAGCCAAATAGGAGTTCAACCTACATCGTCCGCTGCGTTAATTTCCGCTCGGCCTCCAAAAGAAGTTCCATCGATCGTTTATCATATTACCAAACTGCATTGTGAAGCGCAGTAGGCCCGCCTTTGACTCTATCGTTGACAGATGCTCCTTTTTTCAAAAGATACTCGATCATTTCCGACTGTTTCATATAAGCGGACAAAGAAAGTGCATTGTTGTATCCCTCTTCTTCAAAAGCGGATGGATTGTAACCTTCGTCTAATTTTTTTTTTAGGGTCTCCAATTTCACTCTCGGATCACATCAAATAATTTGGATTCATTCATAATTATTGTTATAACCTTTTAAATGTATAGGAATCTCAAAACCCGAAAAAAGCAGTTGGTGAAGAAGTTAGCGTTCCTACAGAAGCGTCTTGAAGGTGTGAGTTCCTACAAATTCAATCACATTTCCATTGTAATTAACGTGAGTTCGAAGTAAGGAATTCATTTCTCAAAAGTTTGCGTACCTCGGAAGGTAAAAATGTGGTAGTTCCCACATTTTTACCTTTTAGAAACCAGAAAATTAGGCGTAAAATCATCTTTGTATCTGTAGGAACTCCTACTTTTAGAAAAAATTTTCCTATTTCTCACGTTATCAAACGGTTCTGAAAAATTTTAAACCGTTTCGAAATATTTTACTTTGTTTCTTCCGATCCTTGAAGCCCAAAAGAATACCAGTTGATCTTTCGGGTGAAATGCATTAAAAGCGCTAAAAATACAAACACCGCAATGGAACCGATAAGTAAGGCGTAGTCTTCGGAAGATAAAATCACATACAAGAAAGAATATAGACCGAAATAAAATCCTCCAGCAATGAATCCTCTCTTTTTACTTTGTAAAATGGAAGTCGCATAATAAAATATGAGACCCGAAACCGCAAGAGATGCAATCGCGTAAGATATTATAAAACCTAAATGTTCTGACAAAGATAAGTTTAAAATGTAAAATACCACCATAACAAATCCAATCATTAGATATTGAAATGGATGAAGAATTTTTCCTCCAAAAATTTCTAATAAAAAGAAAAGAGCAAAACTAGCTGCGATCAATAAAATCGCGTATTTGATAGATCTTTCTAATTTTAAATAATGATCCACAGGAACGATCAAACGAACTCCAAGTCCAGAAGATAAAATAGTACCCAAAGTTGAGCGTTCCTCGGAAGAAATTACTTGTGGATAATTTCTAGAAAAATAAGAAGATTCCCAAGTTGCTTGAAATCCATTTTCAGAGATGCTTCTTTCCTTTGGTAAAAGACTTCCCTCAAAAGACGGATCTTTCCAATTCGAAGAAATTTGGATCTTAGTTTCTTTACCCAGTGGAATTAAACCCATAGAATCAGAACCTTGAGTTGGAATTTGAATTTGAAACGTAAGCGGAAACTTAAAATCCAAAAGATTCATTTTGGAATGTAACCCAGATGTAAAATGTTCGGAAGAAGAACCCGGTTGAAACGTTTTTTCTTTTTCAGCTAAAAACAATTTAACATCATTTCCAATTCCCTTTGCGTCATTGACAACAACGATCATTTTTGATTCCGCCCAGAAAATTTTTTTTGTATTCATTGGAAAATCAGAAAAGGACGGTTGTTTAAAATTTCCTTGGAACTTTACATTTCCATGATATAAAACCGCTTCATAAATACCTCTCTTTCTCTTTTCTGCTTTTAAATCCGTTTCTAAACTGAGTTTTTCCGGAAGAAAATACATTTCTTTGAATACGTTTACTTGAACACTGATTTCCTTTCCATGCTTATCTGCTCTTATTTCTTCTTCGAGCGCCTGATAAGGAATTACTAAAAAAGGGCCGGCCATCTCCTGCTTACCACCCCATTTGGAACTCATTTCTCCTAACGCTTCTCCGGCTCTTTCCTGTCTTTCAAAAACCAACGAACCGACCAAGCCGATCGGAATTAACAGTAAACCAAGCATTATTCCTAAAATTAAAATCCTAAGACTCACAGACGATTGAATTTTAAACATATTATTTTCTCCAATGATCAATCCGCGCATCCATCATCTTCGTGCGTTCGGTATGATTGTTCCCACCATTTCATTTTTTCTTCCCTGCTCAAAATGTCACTCTTACTCAAATGGGCTTTTTCCACTAAGATTCTTCCTCGACTTTCCCAGACCATATAAGTCGGAATTAAAAGTCCGATCAAAAATATGGAAAAGAACAACATTCTGATACTTACAAAAGATTGAATTTTAATCATACTACCTACCCTTGCCTTAAGAGTATGTAACGTAAGAATGAGAAACTGATGGGCGAATTGTGAGGATTGTGTGAGGACCTTAGGACTCGCACTTACTGATCCTTATTAAACAACCTGAATTTTGAAAGAAATTCTATATTGGGACAAAGAATTTGCCGTTAAAATCCGTAGCTAAAAACCGGTTCTATTGTTGAAATTTTTTTTTGAAACAAATCCGAGCTACCACACCCATTGAAGTTCCGTTTTTCACTTGCAAATCCGCATCGTGTAATTTTGCAATCTCTCTTACAAATGCCAAACCCAATCCGGAACTTTTACGTCCAGTGTCAGGACGAGGCAAAGAATAGAATTTCTCAAAAATTCTTTCCAAAGCATACGATGGAATTCCAGAACCGGAGTCTTCCACTTCTAAAAAGGGAAATCCGTTTTTTTTACCGCAACGAACCGTAATTTCAGATCCCGAGTTTGAAAAATCCAATGCGTTCTGAACTAAATTCCGAAGAGCCATTCCTAAAAAGAAAGAATTTCCTTCCACCCATACAGTTTCGGTTAACTCTTTCAGTTTTATTTTTTTTCGGACGGCTTCCGAAATAGAAGAAACAATCGTCTCTTGAACCACGTCTTGTAAATTGAGATTCGAAGTTTTTTCCAACTGAGATTGATTTTCTAAAGAACTAAGCTCTAAAAGTTTTTCTAAAATCGCTTGGATTCTTTTTCCTTCTAATTGAATATTAGAAATTAAAGATTCTAAACGATCCGGATTTTCGACAATCAATTCGCAAGAGGCAAGTAAAGAAGATAAAGGACTCTTGATCTCGTGAGTCATGGATTGCACATAATTTTCCACGTATTCTTTTCCCGCAAGTTCCCGAAACAATCGATCCATTTCTTCTCCCAATCCTCGTATCTCAGGCACACTGATTTTCGGAAAAGGAACCCGTTTTTGAAATCTTAAAGCCGAAACATACTCGGATAATTTTCGAATCGGCGAAAACAAGAAATATAAAATGCTAATAAACAAAACAATTATGGAAAGAGCCACATACAGACTCAGATTCCAAAATTTCTTTCGGGTCGATTCGATAAAAGGAACTATACTTTTTTTGGGTTTGATTACCGTAACCGCACCGATGATTTTTTCGTTTCGTCGGATCGGGGCTGCGATAAACAATCCTTTATCGGATTCGGAAACCATCAAAGGGCTGGACCTCGCTCCGTATTTCCCTTGTAAGGTGAGATACACGTCGTTCTTTTTGGAATAATCGAGTCCTTTTCTAATTCCTTCCGAATCGTAGATCACGATTCCACGCTCATCAACCACATACAACTGCAAATCTACTTTCTTCTTGGTGATTTCGAAAATTTTAGAATTTAATTTTTTTTCTTTAGAGATTCTTAATATAGGTGAAAACACGCGCTCGCTTGTTTTTTCCAAGGAAACGTTCCTTTGAAATAGTTCACTTTCCAATAAAGAGGCTAAAAGGTACGCCGTATCGTTTAAAGATTCCTCCACGGTTTCCATATAACGCGGTCGAATCGAATCTTCAATTTTATCTACGAAGTAATAATAACCCGCAAAAAAGGCAAAAAAAAACCAATCACAATTCGTATCCAAAGACTCATAATGTTTCCTTCAATCCGTAACCTTGGGCTCGTCTAGTTTCTATCGGATCCGTATCCGGTCGAATTTCCTTTAACCTGGATCGAATATTTTTGATTACAGTGTCCACGGCTCGATCAAAACTTTCTTCCGGTTCCATCCAAACATTGTCCATAATTTCCTCCCGAGTGAAAATTTTTCCGGGTCGTTTTAAAAATAAAAGAAGTGTTTTGTATTCGTAAGGAGTTAAAGTTAAAGATTTACCGTAATAATAAATAACCTTACGATCCTCGTCCGCTAAAAACTCAGTTTGTTTTTTTTCGGAGTTTCCGTCATATCTCCTCAGAACGGCTTTGATTCTAGCTACCAACTCCCTAGGACTAAACGGTTTTACCATATAATCGTCCGCGCCTAATTCCAGACCGAGAACCCGGTCAAGTTCCGATTCCCTGGCGGTCAGTAAAATGACCGGGATAGAGTTTTTCTTTCTAAGCTCTTTCAAAATTTCAAAACCGTTTCCATCCGGAAGTCCTACATCCAATACCAACAGATCGGGAGATTCTTTTAAAAGAGAAAGACATTCGTTACCGGTCATCGCATAGATCATTTTAAAACCTTCTGATTCTAAAACGACTCGAATCGTATCTCGAATTCCCGGTTCGTCTTCTGTGAGTAAAATCGTACGCATAACAATGAATGAAAATCCAATTCTTCTTTTACGAAAAGAAGTTTTTGTCCAGTTCAAATCTTTGGATTTTTTTTTAAGCGGAAACGAAATCGGTTTGCATAAGTCGATTCCGGAAAGATACTTTGCGATTGTTTTCAAAATCTAATTTTATGAACAATCATCCCAAAACCAAAAAAGAAACCCTGGACCTGTTCGAACTCTACAAACAGATGCTTCTCATCCGAAGATTTGAGGAAGGCGCCGCTAAATCTTACAGTATCGGCAAAATCGGTGGATTCTGCCATCTATACATTGGACAAGAAGCAGTGGGAGTCGGATCGATCGCAGCCCTCAAAGAACAAGACTACATCGTCTCCACCTATAGGGATCACGGTCACGCGCTTGCAAGAGGCTTGGATCCGAAGGCTTTGATGGCCGAACTCTTCGGAAAAAGGACGGGGATCTCCAAAGGTTACGGAGGTTCAATGCATTTCTTTGATAAGAACAAACGTTTTATGGGTGGACACGGAATCGTGGGAGGTCATATCTCCCTGGCGGCGGGAATCGCTTACGCATCCAAGTTCAAAAACGAAGACTCGGTCACAATCTGTTTTTTCGGAGAAGGTGCCGCAAACATCGGTTCCTTTCACGAAGGAATGAATCTCGCCGCAATCTGGAAACTTCCTCTCGTAATGATCTGCGAAAACAACCACTACGCAATGGGAACACCGGAATATAGAGCACTTTCGGTGAAGGACGTTTCGGTTCGTGCAGGAGCTTACGATATCGCAAGAGATCACATTGAGGGAGACGAAGTTCGTAAGGTTCGAGATCACGTTAGCGTTGCCGTAGAGCGTGCACGCAGAGGAGAGGGCCCCACTCTCATGGAAATTTCCACGTACCGTTTTCGAGGTCACTCCATGTCCGATCCCGCAAAATATAGAACCAAAGAAGAATTGGATCGTTACAAAAAAAGCGATCCTCTTTTAAAAGCAAAGGACGATCTTCTTCATTCCGAATGGAAAGAAGAAGAATTAGAAAAACTAGATATAGATATACAAACTCAAGTGGAAGAATCAATCCGGTTCGCAGACCAAAGCGAAGAACCTCCACTAGGTTGGCTATATAAGAATGTTTATGCGGAGGATCTGTAATGGCGATTCTCACGTATAGAGAAGCTCTCAATAGAGCGATGTGCGAAGAAATGGATAAGGACCCGAACATCTTTCTCATGGGAGAAGAAGTCGGCCACTACGACGGAGCCTATAAGGTTTCGCAAGGAATGCTCACCAAATACGGAGAAAAAAGAGTCATCGATACTCCTATCTCCGAAAACGGTTTCGCAGGCGTGGGAATCGGAGCGGCGATGGTGGGCTTACGACCGATCATCGAATTTATGACTTGGAATTTTTCTCTCGTCGCGATCGATCAGATCATCAACTCTGCCGCCAAGATGAACTATATGAGCGCGGGTCAATTTCCGATTCCTATTGTTTTTAGAGGTGCGGGTGGCGCCGGAGGAAGACTCGCAGCCCAACATTCTCAATCGTTTGAAAGTTGGTATGCACACATCCCCGGTTTGAAAGTGATCGCTCCTTATACTCCTTCGGATGCTTGCGGTCTTTTAAAAACGGCAATCCGAGATAATAATCCTACGATCTTTATCGAAAGCGAAGTGTTATACGGAACCAGAGGAGAAGTTCCCGATCAGGAATATTCGATCCCTTTCGGAAAAGCAGATCTCAAACGAGAGGGTTCCGATATAACGATTGTTAGCTGGTCGAGAGGCTTAATGTATGTCCTACCTGCTGCGGAGAAACTCTCGAAAGAAGGAATTTCGGTGGAAGTTTTGGATCTTCGTTCCATCCGACCTTTGGATGAAGAAGCGATTTACACTTCGATCCGAAAAACGAACCGAGCTTTGATCGTGGAAGAAGGTTGGGAGGTGGCGGGCTTCGGTTCTCAAATCGCTTATCTCATTCAGAAAAATTCTTTCGATGATCTGGACGCTCCAGTGGAAAGAATCACTCAGGAAGATGTTCCCATGCCCTATGCTGCAAACCTGGAAAAAGCCTCTCTTCCGAGTGAAGAAAAAATCATTGCGAAGGTTCGGGGGATGCTCGAATAAAAAGAGCGAGGAAGATTCAAAATGGCTAAAATTGCAGAGATGACTCAACTCAGTCCTACTATGTCGGAAGGCAAGATCGTCCGCTGGCTCAAACAAAAAGGAGATTCAGTTTCTCCAGGAGAAATCATCGCCGAAGTGGAAACAGACAAAGCCGTCATGGAAATGGAAGCTTTTGAAACTGGAGTCTTATTGGAAATTCTCGCACCCGAAGGATCCCTACTTCCCGTCGGCGCCCCCGTCGCAATCATCGGTAAATCGGGAGAAGACATTTCAACATTAGTCGAAACCGCAAAGAAATCCATTCCAGCTAAAAAAGAAAGTTCGGCCGCACCAAGCCAAGCTACTACCTTTACACCGAGCGCGTCATCCGCAACAGGGTCAACTTCTCCCGCGCAAAGTGAAGCTTCTGTCTCGTCCTCCCCAACGTCGGGCGCAGGGAAGAATGTCGGAAACGACGGTTTATCCACAACCAAAGAAAAATCTTCCGGATTAAAAACATCCTCTGCATTCGGCTCGGAAGAATCGGAACATTCTCCACTTCGATCGGTGCGCGACGGTCGTCCGATCAAAGCCTCTCCTTTAGCAAAAAATCTCGCCCTTCAAAAAGGAATCAATCTTGGTGAAGTGATTGGCTCCGGTCCCGGAGGGAGGATCATCAAACGAGACATTCTCTCTTATCAGTCGGGTGGCGGTGACAGAAATTCTTTTGTTAAGCGACAAGACCGTAAGTTGGAACTTACAGGAATGAGAAAAACAATCGCTTCTCGTCTTTCACATTCCACTTCGACCATCCCTCATTTTTATCTTACGATGGAATTGGACGCGGAGCCGATCGACGATCTCAGAAACTCTATCAATAGAGACCTTGGACTCAGCGGCCAGGGAAAAGTCAGCATAAACGATCTCATTCTCAAAGCGTGTTCTTATGCTTTGTTGCAAGTTCCAGAAGTTAATTCTTCCTGGAGAGAAGATCATATCCTTGAGTATGGAAGAGTCGATATCGGAGTCGCAGTTTCGATTGAAGGAGGCCTCATCACTCCTTATATTCGAAACGCGGAAGAGAAAACCGTTCTCGAAATCAGTCGAGAGATAAAAGAACTTGCTTCCCGGGCAAGAGACAGAAAACTCAAACCGGGGGAATACACGGACGGCACCTTTACCGTCTCCAATCTCGGAATGTTTGGAATCTCTTCGTTTACCGCAGTCATCAACGAACCCGAAGCGGCAATTCTCGCAGTAGGCGCTCTCGTTGAAAAACCGGTGTTCAAGGCTGGAAGCGTCGTTCCAGGAAAAATCTTGAACGTTACACTTTCTTGTGATCACAGAGTCATAGATGGAGCGACAGGAGCTAGATTTCTTTCCTTATTCCGAGATCTTATGGAACATCCCCTTCGCCTACTTACAGGTTAAGGATTTTATTTTAGTGGAAAAAGAATCGGCTCGAAAAGAAAAAACCAGAAAATCGGCCCTGCTCCTCCTCTCTTTAAATAAAGAAGACGCCGCCAAAGTTCTATCGAAACTCGACGATTCTATGATCGAAGAGATTATCCTGGAAATGGCACAGATTAAAACGGTTTCCAAAAAGGAAAAAGAAGAAGTTCTCTTAGAATTTAAGAATTCAGTCCTTCCAGGTGACGGAGAAATCAAAGGTGGTATGGATGCCGCTCGGGAAATTCTGCAACAATCCCTAGGAAAAGAAAAAGCGGAAAATATTCTCGGTAAACTTTCCCGAAAAGATATAGAAGACGATTTTTCATTCTTAAGCGAGGCCGAACCGGGAACTCTTGCAAGTCTGCTTCAACACGAATCCCCCCAAACGGTCGCAGTTACTCTCGCGTTCATGAGCCCCAAAAAAGCCGCTGACATTCTAAAATTTTTCCCGAGCGAACTTCAAGCAAGTGTCGCCTATCGTCTTGCAAATACGACTAAAACCCATCCCGATGCGATCAAAGAAATCGCGAGAGTTCTCAAGAAAAAATACGAACAAAGAGATCGTTCCGAATACAGCGAGGCGGGAGGAGCGGAAGCACTTGCAAACATTCTCAATCATATGGACAAATCCCAAGAAGAGAATATTCTCAAAGAGTTAGAAGCGAATTCTCCGGAACTCGCTAAACAAGTCAAAGAAAAGTTATACACTTTTGAAGACATCCTCGCTTTGGACCAGAAGGAAATGAGAATTTTAATCAACCGCATAGGTGACGACGATTGTCTCAGCATGGCTCTGCGCGGAGCTGGAGACGAACTCAGAAATCATTTCTTGAATGCCATGTCCCGAAACCGGGCCGCGGAAATTTTGGACATGATGGAAATCAGAGGCAAACTCACCTTACGAGAAATCAACGATGCAAGAAACGTCATCTTAAACTTCGTCCGAGAATTGGAAGAAGAAGGAACCATCTTTGTTAAAAAGGACGGAGAAGAATATATTTAGGAGTCTGTTTTAAAACCTCGGAATCTAGGAGCCTCGACAAGTTATATTTACAAGATTCTAATTCTTTTTCTGAGAAAGAAAAAAAAGGATTCGGAAACTTCTTCCAAAATGCGAAATTTTCTTTGAGCCCGTACCGAAATTATTCGAGTCTTTTAAAATTTTCGTTTATTCAAGAATTCTATCGAGATTTTGGAACAAGTCCTAAAGATTATTAGCTTCATGCTCGTAAATACTCGCTTCTTTTTCACAATGCTCCGCTAATTTTTTATATTTTTTGTGTTCTTCAATAGAAGAAATCGCTTTTCCACCTTTACTCAAATTGGATAGGTTTTTATACCTTTCCGCAAGATCCTTATGGTCCTTCGCTTTCTTAATCAGATACTCCTTTGCGATCTTTTTTAATTCCGGATTCGTTGCCTCTTTGATTAACAACTCTTCTATTTCCGAAATTGCAAAAATTCCACTGGAAAATCCAAATAGGAAAAGTATTAAAATTATAATCTTTTTCATGATTTCCTCTCCAAGTACGTTTATAACCCCGTATATTTTCCACGAAAAGAGCTTCTCAGTCTATTCAAAAACAAACAAAATTTTCTATTTCGTAGGTGAATAATTAATAACGTAAGTTCAAACCTACCTCACCTATACAATTAAATGCCAATAGACAGTAGATCGCATATAAGCAGTTTCCCAGGAAAACATGCGACCGGAATTCGCACCACGCTTCCAAACTTTTGAATGAAAACGAAAACTTCGAGTTTACTTTGTATCGAGTTAAGAAATTGATTTGGAAAAAAGAAAAAATTCCGAAGCTGACGGGACTCGCCTTTTATAAGCAGGTTCTTCGCTATGGGTCAAAAGAATTTGCTCCACGGCGTCTTACTGGTGGGTTCGCTTCGCATTTTTTTATGCTTTTTACGAAAGTATAAAACGTCCTCGCTTCTAAGCTTCGAGCCCTTAAACAATTTGTAGACGTTAAATGGGATTTTAAAAAAGGAAAATCTCGGAGCTGACGGGACTCGCCATTACGCACTCTTTCATCATGAAAGAGTAAGCTCCACGGCGTCTTAGTCGCGGCTCGTCCATCCATGGACTCGCTTCGCGTTTTTACACTTTTTACGAAAGCGAAAAAACGCTCTCGCTTCTAAGCTTCGAGTCCTTAAACAATTTGTAGACGTTAAATGGGATTTTAAAAAAGGAAAATCTCGGAGCTGACGGGACTCGAACCCGCGACATCCTGCGTGACAGGCAGGCACTCTAACCAGCTGAGCTACAGCTCCTTGTTCTCTTGATACTTTTTCAAAAGAACATCTCCGGTCAATCGATTTCATTTAAATTAATTCGAAAAATTCTATTCCTGAAATTCATTCTTTCATTTACTGGAATACAGAATTCTCTCCATAAAAATATTGGAACGAAAGCAAAAATGATCGTTCAGGAAAAAAAACCTCAAGAACTTTTAGAAGACAGGATCTTCACCATTTCCAATTTGCTTTCGATCAGTAGAGTTTTTCTTTTACCCTTTTTCATCACTTTCACAAAAACTTATATGGCTTCGTCGGAAAAAACTGAATTCCTTTTCTACGCCATACTTATATGCCTTTTAGCAGTACTTACCGATTATCTCGATGGATTTCTTGCAAGGCTCCTCCATCAAGAATCCGTTCTCGGGAGATACTTAGATCCTATCTGCGATAAGATTGTGACAATCGGAGGACTTTCAGTCATCGTTCATTATTTTCGGTTTCCGCTTTGGATTCTAATCGCTTACATCATCCGTGAAATTTTAGGAATCTGGTTGGGAAGCTTTCTTTACCTCAAACGGGGAATTCAAGGAAAACCAAATTGGTGGGGAAAGTTCGGAGTTGGGCTCGTAGCGATTACAGTTTTCTGGTATATGTGTATCCCTCTCATCAAATTTCGAATTCCAGGAGAAAGTATTTTGAAACACCCCGAAATCTCCGGTTACATCCTCGTTATGATTCTTTGTGCGGGAATCTTCGCTTATTCCAAACGCTACTGGAATATCGTATTTCATCCGGAAAAAATTCAAATCGATCCCGCAG
Protein-coding regions in this window:
- a CDS encoding response regulator codes for the protein MRTILLTEDEPGIRDTIRVVLESEGFKMIYAMTGNECLSLLKESPDLLVLDVGLPDGNGFEILKELRKKNSIPVILLTARESELDRVLGLELGADDYMVKPFSPRELVARIKAVLRRYDGNSEKKQTEFLADEDRKVIYYYGKSLTLTPYEYKTLLLFLKRPGKIFTREEIMDNVWMEPEESFDRAVDTVIKNIRSRLKEIRPDTDPIETRRAQGYGLKETL
- the creC gene encoding two-component system sensor histidine kinase CreC, with protein sequence MDTNCDWFFFAFFAGYYYFVDKIEDSIRPRYMETVEESLNDTAYLLASLLESELFQRNVSLEKTSERVFSPILRISKEKKLNSKIFEITKKKVDLQLYVVDERGIVIYDSEGIRKGLDYSKKNDVYLTLQGKYGARSSPLMVSESDKGLFIAAPIRRNEKIIGAVTVIKPKKSIVPFIESTRKKFWNLSLYVALSIIVLFISILYFLFSPIRKLSEYVSALRFQKRVPFPKISVPEIRGLGEEMDRLFRELAGKEYVENYVQSMTHEIKSPLSSLLASCELIVENPDRLESLISNIQLEGKRIQAILEKLLELSSLENQSQLEKTSNLNLQDVVQETIVSSISEAVRKKIKLKELTETVWVEGNSFFLGMALRNLVQNALDFSNSGSEITVRCGKKNGFPFLEVEDSGSGIPSYALERIFEKFYSLPRPDTGRKSSGLGLAFVREIAKLHDADLQVKNGTSMGVVARICFKKKFQQ
- a CDS encoding pyruvate dehydrogenase complex E1 component subunit beta codes for the protein MAILTYREALNRAMCEEMDKDPNIFLMGEEVGHYDGAYKVSQGMLTKYGEKRVIDTPISENGFAGVGIGAAMVGLRPIIEFMTWNFSLVAIDQIINSAAKMNYMSAGQFPIPIVFRGAGGAGGRLAAQHSQSFESWYAHIPGLKVIAPYTPSDACGLLKTAIRDNNPTIFIESEVLYGTRGEVPDQEYSIPFGKADLKREGSDITIVSWSRGLMYVLPAAEKLSKEGISVEVLDLRSIRPLDEEAIYTSIRKTNRALIVEEGWEVAGFGSQIAYLIQKNSFDDLDAPVERITQEDVPMPYAANLEKASLPSEEKIIAKVRGMLE
- the creD gene encoding cell envelope integrity protein CreD codes for the protein MRGLIIGENNMFKIQSSVSLRILILGIMLGLLLIPIGLVGSLVFERQERAGEALGEMSSKWGGKQEMAGPFLVIPYQALEEEIRADKHGKEISVQVNVFKEMYFLPEKLSLETDLKAEKRKRGIYEAVLYHGNVKFQGNFKQPSFSDFPMNTKKIFWAESKMIVVVNDAKGIGNDVKLFLAEKEKTFQPGSSSEHFTSGLHSKMNLLDFKFPLTFQIQIPTQGSDSMGLIPLGKETKIQISSNWKDPSFEGSLLPKERSISENGFQATWESSYFSRNYPQVISSEERSTLGTILSSGLGVRLIVPVDHYLKLERSIKYAILLIAASFALFFLLEIFGGKILHPFQYLMIGFVMVVFYILNLSLSEHLGFIISYAIASLAVSGLIFYYATSILQSKKRGFIAGGFYFGLYSFLYVILSSEDYALLIGSIAVFVFLALLMHFTRKINWYSFGLQGSEETK
- the pdhA gene encoding pyruvate dehydrogenase (acetyl-transferring) E1 component subunit alpha; translation: MNNHPKTKKETLDLFELYKQMLLIRRFEEGAAKSYSIGKIGGFCHLYIGQEAVGVGSIAALKEQDYIVSTYRDHGHALARGLDPKALMAELFGKRTGISKGYGGSMHFFDKNKRFMGGHGIVGGHISLAAGIAYASKFKNEDSVTICFFGEGAANIGSFHEGMNLAAIWKLPLVMICENNHYAMGTPEYRALSVKDVSVRAGAYDIARDHIEGDEVRKVRDHVSVAVERARRGEGPTLMEISTYRFRGHSMSDPAKYRTKEELDRYKKSDPLLKAKDDLLHSEWKEEELEKLDIDIQTQVEESIRFADQSEEPPLGWLYKNVYAEDL
- a CDS encoding ankyrin repeat domain-containing protein, yielding METLKKKLDEGYNPSAFEEEGYNNALSLSAYMKQSEMIEYLLKKGASVNDRVKGGPTALHNAVW